Proteins found in one Pseudorasbora parva isolate DD20220531a chromosome 11, ASM2467924v1, whole genome shotgun sequence genomic segment:
- the si:ch1073-44g3.1 gene encoding UPF0461 protein C5orf24 homolog, with protein sequence MMHQVASNSNDYGLGSIGDDGQHPASHFELCTSQSNKFYPTAPPPSLQLPLPNLPPLPQSMIKPMSCQMQDSQNEFHSQTVRMRGADAPEGSKKKKGLGKSGRRGRPSGTTKSAGYRTSTGRPPGTTRAAGFKTSPGRPLGTTKAAGYKVSPGRPPGSIKTLSRLNKLDYGACNGAPFPYTMMQKRALCDATVKEKDTTE encoded by the coding sequence ATGATGCACCAAGTAGCCAGCAACAGCAACGACTATGGTCTGGGTAGCATTGGGGATGATGGGCAACACCCAGCCAGTCATTTTGAGTTGTGCACTTCACAGTCCAACAAATTTTACCCCACTGCTCCACCTCCCTCACTACAACTGCCACTCCCAAACttgccccccttgccacagagCATGATCAAGCCCATGTCTTGCCAGATGCAGGACTCCCAGAATGAATTTCACTCCCAAACCGTTAGAATGAGGGGTGCAGATGCTCCAGAGGGCTCTAAGAAAAAGAAGGGCCTCGGGAAGTCCGGACGCCGAGGCAGGCCCTCGGGTACCACTAAGTCTGCAGGCTACCGGACAAGTACGGGACGACCGCCTGGGACCACCAGAGCAGCGGGTTTTAAAACCAGCCCTGGAAGGCCACTGGGCACCACCAAAGCTGCAGGCTACAAGGTGAGCCCTGGTAGGCCTCCAGGCAGCATCAAAACACTATCAAGGCTTAACAAACTGGACTATGGCGCCTGCAATGGTGCACCGTTCCCTTACACCATGATGCAGAAAAGGGCATTGTGCGACGCCACTGTGAAAGAGAAAGACACTACGGAATGa
- the ppp2caa gene encoding protein phosphatase 2 catalytic subunit alpha a, translated as MDEKVFTKELDQWIEQLNECKQLSENQVKILCEKAKEILSKESNVQEVRCPVTVCGDVHGQFHDLMELFKIGGKSPDTNYLFMGDYVDRGYYSVETVTLLVSLKVRYRERITILRGNHESRQITQVYGFYDECLRKYGNANVWKYFTDLFDYLPLTALVDTQIFCLHGGLSPSIDTLDHIRALDRIQEVPHEGPMCDLLWSDPDDRGGWGISPRGAGYTFGQDISETFNHANCLTLVSRAHQLVMEGYNWCHERNVVTIFSAPNYCYRCGNQAAIMELDDTLKYSFLQFDPAPRRGEPHVTRRTPDYFL; from the exons ATGGACGAGAAGGTATTCACGAAAGAACTGGACCAATGGATTGAGCAACTGAACGAGTGCAAACAACTATCGGAAAACCAAGTGAAAATTTTATGCGAGAAG GCAAAAGAAATTTTATCCAAAGAGTCAAACGTCCAGGAAGTCCGTTGTCCGGTCACAGTATGTGGAGATGTACATGGCCAATTTCATGATCTTATGGAACTTTTTAAGATTGGGGGTAAATCACCAGATACAAATTACCTATTCATGGGAGACTATGTGGATAGAGGTTACTATTCAGTAGAGACAGTCACACTGCTGGTGTCTTTAAAG GTTCGATATCGAGAGAGAATCACCATCCTCCGTGGGAATCATGAAAGCAGACAAATCACACAAGTTTATGGCTTTTATGACGAGTGCCTGAGAAAATATGGAAATGCAAATGTTTGGAAATATTTCACAGACCTCTTTGACTACCTTCCTCTTACAGCTCTTGTAGACACACAG ATTTTCTGTCTCCATGGAGGACTGTCACCTTCAATTGACACACTGGATCACATTCGCGCTTTGGACCGGATCCAAGAAGTTCCCCATGAG GGTCCCATGTGTGATTTGCTGTGGTCAGATCCAGATGACCGTGGAGGTTGGGGGATTTCCCCCAGGGGGGCTGGGTACACATTTGGCCAGGACATCTCAGAAACATTTAACCATGCCAACTGCTTGACTCTGGTCTCAAGAGCTCACCAGTTAGTGATGGAG GGTTATAACTGGTGTCATGAGCGTAATGTGGTAACGATCTTCAGCGCACCTAATTATTGCTACCGATGTGGTAACCAGGCTGCTATCATGGAACTTGATGACACGCTCAAGTACTCCTT TTTACAGTTTGACCCGGCACCACGTAGAGGAGAGCCTCACGTTACTCGTCGCACTCCAGATTATTTTCTGTAA
- the sfxn1 gene encoding LOW QUALITY PROTEIN: sideroflexin-1 (The sequence of the model RefSeq protein was modified relative to this genomic sequence to represent the inferred CDS: deleted 1 base in 1 codon), with translation MAAELSTSINIKEPRWDQGTFVGRAKHFFTVTDPRNILLSNEQLEKACQIIQDYKKGVVSPGLTEDELWRAKYVFDSAFHPDTGEKMLLIGRMSAQVPMNMTITGCMMTFYRTTPAVLFWQWINQSFNAIVNYTNRSGDAPITINQLGTAYVSATTGAVVTALGLNALAKHVSPLIGRFVPFAAVAAANCINIPLMRQRELKHGIPVTDENDNRLGESSKAAQQAITQVVVSRILMASPGMAIPPFLMNSLEKKAFLKRFPWMSAPIQVGLVGFCLVFATPLCCALFPQKSSMAVSRLEPELQEKIRASHPGVETVYFNKGL, from the exons ATGGCAGCCGAGCTCTCCACCTCCATAAACATTAAAGAGCCACGCTGGGATCAGGGAACATTTGTGGGACGAGCAAAGCATTTCTTCACCGTCACAGACCCTAGAAACATCCTCCTGTCGAATGAACAATTAGAAAAAGCATGTCAGATAATTCAGGATTACAA aaaagggGTGGTATCACCAGGTCTCACAGAAGATGAGCTATGGAGGGCGAAGTATGTTTTTGACTCAGCATTCCACCCAGACACAGGCGAGAAAATGCTCCTGATTGGTCGCATGTCTGCTCAGGTCCCCATGAATATGACCATCACTGGATGCATGATGACGTTCTACAG AACAACTCCCGCAGTTCTGTTTTGGCAGTGGATCAATCAGTCTTTCAATGCAATAGTCAACTACACCAACAGGAGCGGAGATGCCCCCATCACAATAAA CCAGCTTGGCACAGCTTATGTATCAGCCACCACAGGGGCCGTGGTTACTGCTTTAGGACTAAATGCATTAGCAAAG CACGTGTCTCCACTCATAGGACGCTTTGTTCCATTCGCTGCTGTAGCTGCTGCT AACTGTATCAATATTCCACTCATGAGACAACG GGAACTCAAACATGGCATTCCAGTAACAGATGAGAATGACAATCGGTTAGGAGAATCTTCAAAGGCAGCTCAACAGGCCATCACACAAGTGGTGGTTTCCAGAATCCTCATGGCCTCTCCGGGAATGG CCATCCCTCCCTTTTTAATGAACTCTTTGGAAAAGAAGGCCTTCCTCAAG AGGTTTCCGTGGATGAGTGCACCCATTCAAGTTGGCTTGGTTGGGTTTTG CCTTGTGTTTGCGACCCCATTGTGTTGTGCGTTATTCCCACAAAAGAG CTCTATGGCAGTGAGCCGCTTGGAACCCGAGCTGCAGGAGAAGATTCGAGCCAGTCATCCTGGAGTAGAGACGGTCTACTTCAACAAAGGATTATAA